The segment TGCCCATTAAAGAGTAAAGGCAATCTGGAACGTCAAGACAAATAACAGCTTCTGAGTGCCATCCGCAATCTCCAACTTCACAAACTCAATTATTCATAATGCATTCATGAGGTCCGCAGAGACCGTGCTGCCATCACTGATCAAACTGACAAGGAAAGAGCACATAATGGGACAAGCTCTCATGCGCTCTCTCATCACGCGCGTTTATactgccacctgctggatgACAGGTCCACCCTACCCTGACTCGGCGCTCACCAGCCACGGGTGTGGGACATTTTATTGGATTTGGAGGATGACATTTGAATCCCATTGAGACTGTCTGTTGAGAGTGATCACATCACATGATTGGGATACAAATCTACAGATGAAATATGTCAGATGACATATGTCATCTGCAGGAAACAGAATGCATATATCAATATGATATATGAGACACATTTCATCCAAGTCTCTATAAAGTAGATCGTTCAGTAGAGCACTCCCCTCATGCTACGCCACCAGGCCAGCGTGTTCAGCAAGACTGCAGGTTAACCACCAGGCCAGCGTGTTCAGCAAGGCTGCAGGTTAACCACCAGGCCAGCGTGTTCAGCAAGGCTGCAGGTTAACCACCAGGCCAGCGTGTTCAGCAAGGCTGCAGGTTAACCACGAGCACGTTCTCCCCCCGTATGAAGAGCTGGTTGATGTGGCGTGTGTGGACCTTCCCGTAGGGCTGGGAAGCACTCTTCTGGCCCGCTTGGCGCTCGGttgggggctgaggctggggctgcagGGCTCTGGGTTTGCCCTTGCCTGTGTgcttcctctcacccccttctGGGCTCTCCTGGATTTTCAGCTTCTCCATCAGCTAAGAGACAAACAGGAAATGAGAGACAAGTTCATACAAAGGAGAGCAGAGTTCAAGAACCAAACTGCAGTGAATAAGATCCCCGACTCGACGTCACAGTTCAACTATGGCTACAACTGTGTTGTCCTCTTCAGCTCTGGTGAGAGACTCAGTCATGCCACCTACCCGTGTGACGGTGAGGGCCTTCTCATGGTAGAAGGCCTCTCCCAGAAGGGTCTCCCTGTACGTCTCGTCAACATCCACCATCGCctggcccaaacacacacaggtgagacaggaCACAGGTTAGCACAGAATTTACTAAACTCCTTATATAATACTGGAAAACCACTAGCTAGCTTCCTGTGGGACTATGCTTCCGAGTCCGTAGCTTGCCAGTTTAAAACAGATGACAAGATGTCAGACAATATCGGGATTGGATGTCTTACCATGTTCCAGAACTTATCAAAAGCCACTATGAAGCCGGAGCACACTCCTCGAAGACCCTTGAATGTTCTGATGTGAACTTTGACCCTTATCCTCTCCTCGACACAGCGGTGCAGCTGTCCCAGTGGACTACCTTTATGTACTGCacagagaggaaacagaaacaAACAACCAATGTCAAGAAACTCTTATGATCATATCAAATGCTGCATGAGTTTGCTAGATGATAAATACGACTGGGTGCATGTAGAGAAGTGTCATGACTTACGAGGCATCCTTGTCAGGACATTTTTAGCAGCCCTCTGGTGCCTTCTAGACCTCTGAGTTTGACTGGTGCCTTCGTCTCCTTCAGGAACGTTGTGCACCATGAGTTTCCTCAGTCTCTCAATGCGCTCGGGGTCCGCCACCCCCTTACTGGCTTTACGCCTCTTTTTCTCCACATTCTCCGGCTTTGCTCTGCCCCGTCCCCCCTTCAGGAAACTCTCATACTCGGCTATGTTGTTGAAGCACTTGATGTTAGGAAAAGGAAGAGTCACTGTTGGCGAGTACAAGGCCAGAAGTGGATCAAACTTATCTGAGCTCACGTCCAATTTAGCACCGACGTCCTCGTCAGCACCAAAGTCGTGTTCTTTACTATCCCGATTCGTACTCGAATCATTTTCAGTTCCTTGTGGAGTGCTAGAAACCGGCTGGGATTTGTCTTTACTGTCTGATTCCGGATAACTCTCCTCTCTtcgttccctctcctccatgtttgAAACAACAGTAGGCAGGCACATCTCTAGCTGAGCATTATGGGAAAGTAAATGTCCCTCTGTTATGGCTGTATCCTCTAGTCTACCACAAGAGGACGCAATAGTACTATGTGACTTTAGAACGACGCGGAACGGAAAAGCTTTGCATTTGCTGCAGTATGACCTATTTTATTGATGGACTGTATACATACCAGCGTGTATACTGTGCCGCCTAGGTTACACATTATTGTTAAGATTTGATAGTACTGATATCAAGGCAGTTCATCATTACAGTTAACACAATACAATTTATATCACAACATTGAATGATCTGCAGTTTAACATGGACCAATGAGGATCCCAACCGTTTGCAAGTTAGTCTGCTTGTGAGCTGCACAGGTGAGCTTTGGTTATTAGATCGCGCTACCACTAGATAACCATGTATAAAATACGTCTCCATATTCTGAGCTTCCTTTCTTCTTAACAGACCCTCCATGCTAACTCTGGTCACGCACAGACTTAATGGATACGTAAATCCTTGCGTCCTGTCGTCCGTGGCACGATTCTGTACCAGCCGTGCCAGAATGGCCAAGAGCAAGTTTGAGTACGTTCGCATCTTTGAAACAGATGACACGTGTTTGCGAAACTGCTACATTGTTGTACGACTGGATGGACGCAACTTCCACAAGTGAGTGGGGTAACATACGAACAACACAACGTAAAGGTTACTGcaacttttcttcttcttttctttccaGAGATGCGCTTGAGTGAAGTTGACAGTGGTTGTGTTTGGTCATCAGGTTTGCGGAACAGCACAACTTCGCCAAGCCCAATGACGACAGAGCGCTGGGCCTGATGACACGCAGCGCTCGATCAgtcatggaggagctggaggacataGTTCTGGCCTACGGACAGAGCGATGAGTTCAGCTTCGTCTTCAAGAGGACCTCCAACTGGTTCAAGAGGAGAGCCAGGTGCGGTTACAGACTACATCACTTCCAAACAAACATACCAACAGCCTCACACACGCTTATGTAATTATACATAtagacccccccaaaaaacattaaaatacATTCCCATTATCTCACATCTCAGGTTCTTAGTCATGCCAGCCTGCTTTTTGTATATATTTGAGCCTGCTGCCATGTTAATGCTCCTCTCATCTACCTATCTTCTATCCTCCCTATCCTgtgccttctcctctccccctccaccatccctggCTCCCTGCAGTAAGCTGATGACCCATGTGGCCTCCCAGTTCTCCTCCTCGTATGTGTTTTACTGGAAGGACCACTTCGGGGAAgagcccctcctctacccccccggCTTCGATGGCAGGGTGGTCCTGTATCCTAGCAACCGTAACCTGAGAGACTATGTGAGCTGGAGGCAAGCCGACTGTAAGCGCCCATCATGGCagaccacccacccccccccctcctcttatacacatatgacacacacacaaggtcacacacacacgccaaaatGCTTGTCGACCAGAGTGGATGGAAGCGTTTGTACTTTCGTGTTCATTCCCTCTCTGATCAGGTCACATCAACAACTTGTACAACACAGTGTTCTGGACCTTGGTTCAGAGGGGCGGGCTCACAACAGTCCAAGCAGAGGAGCGCTTAAAGGTGAGAGCTGGATCTGAGGACTGTGATCTAACCTCCCTATTGTGGCAGTGGGCTCGCTGAGGCATAGACACACTGAGGTAGACCAGAACATTCTGGATAAACGATCAGGTACATCAGTGTGGTTTTGCATCGGGCTATCTGTGATGGTATATTTGATGTTGATTTCTTTACTTTTGAATGTATTTTTGGGGCAATTTTTCAGCTTTATATCTTGATAGGACAGTTGGAGAGACAGATACAGGAAAGCAgcgagagagtcagagggaaggatgtgcaggaaatggcctcagccggatttgaacccggCCCCCTGCATTAGGCTTTAACCTGCTCTTACCCAGTGAGCCACCCCTTTTGATGCTGGTTACTGCCTCTTCTCAGGGAACGCTGGCTGCAGATAAGAACGAGATCCTGTTCTCCGAGTTTGACATCAACTACAACAAAGAGCCTCTGGTGCACCGGAAGGGCACAGCGCTCATCTGGGAGAAGGTAGGACACACCCCTCCATGCTGACTGGCTGCTTCTGGCCGGGCCGTGATCTGAACACCGTTAAACCCGACCCATGTCCCTCCCCgtttcccccccctccagcacgaGGAGACCGTCACCAAACGGGTGAAGCTTCCcaacgaggaggagaaggaggtgcagGTGGTCCGCCCCCGGAGGAGGGTCCACGCCCACCACTGTGACCTCATAGGGGAGGAGTTCTGGGAGGAGCACCCTGACATCCTGGAGGACGACGGCTGCTGACCAATCGCACGGCAGGGCTCAGACCAATGGGAGGGGCTCTGGTGAGGGACACGCCCAGAGAAGGTGTGGTGGAAGTCTGGACTGTGTCTCGGTTGACTGATTTGTCACATATGCAGCATGCTTGGAGATAACACCAGTCCTGTACTGATTCCTGTATGGAGCAAGCCACACCATGTACGAAGCCTTTACGATAACGCCTGGTCAGAAATATTGGACTGAATGGGCCTTCATTGATACTGAATCCCTCCATGAATCTGCCTGTTCACTGGAGAAAGCCTCGAGTCAACAGGCTTTCAGCACCAGAAACACCTCCATGCTGCCCCAGTTATTAAAGTGTTTAAACACCATTCAGTTGTGTTGTCCTCTTTCGCTTTTAAACCATCCTAATCGGGATCAAAGCCGTTCTGTTAAACGGGTTCTGCACTTAAGATTGAACCGCTGCCGGAGTTGGGAAACAGTTTCAAGTGGTGGATGGTCTTGCTGTTGGTGTTGAAGAGATGGGAGTATGCCAGTTATCTGCTGAGGGCTCGGCTAGGCTCACACTGTCAGGAATCTGCCTGATACTTACAGTAAactacacacctctctctctctctctctctctctctctctctctgttaaagAGGATGGCGTGGCTGTGGCTTTTAACGGAACAACATGCAAATCAATACCTGGTGTTCAGTCTTTTTGACTTCCTGTCAGGTTCCTTTTGACTGCCTGCTCGGTCACCAGCTCTAAGAATATCCCACGCACCCCATCCCCCTGaccctggatgtgtgtgtgtgtgacatttaaCACTGATAAGAGCTTAACTTTAGTAGCTGTAGGTtgctgaataaaaaaaaaaagcaccaTTTGAATTTATATTTTTTGCAGACATGCTTGATTATTTCATATCGGCAGTATTTCAGTGTACCATACTGCCTGCTAGGGTTAATGAGAATGTGAAAACCTTTATCATAAGAAACCGATTGCATCCGAAAATAAAGTGGAGGCATGGCTTCACTGACAAGACTAACTGGCTGTGGTATCGCTGTAGTCCTTTCTCTACCCATGAAAGAGCAAGGGGAGGGGTTATCTCCAATATGAGATGACGGTGTCGGAGCATCTGTAGGCTGTTGAAGACTTTATACCGGGTCATATCGGGAATTATACTCGCTTTGCGTTCATGCATTCGATCTCATTTAAATAGTGCATAAAACGACTGTTAGTCGTTTAAAGATTGTAGTCGCGTGTATAATTCGCTCATTTTAGAATGCGTCCACGACTTTGTCTTGATGTATTTTCACGCACTGCAACGTCtggtttgtatttgtatttgatcATCTTTTTTGGGGTGTCCTTCTCCGAAAGCGCCGCTAGTGATGGTGAGTGCCTGTCCGTTTTTTCCTTTAAAATGAATTGATATGTGGATCGAAAATTCTAATGTTCTCGCGGCTTTTATAAATATTTTATAATTGCATTTTTTGCGTTTCATTGTAGCGCTTACTTGTTATTTACATGTTATTTGTAGACCGAATAGTTGAAAAGTTATTAATTAATTATAGCGACCAATCTTCGTTTATTTAACAACAGGTCAAGCTTTTATCGCAAAAGGTCGACTCACATTAAATGTACTACTCTTACTTTGTTGAATGTGGAGTCAGTTACAGTCCCTCATTCACCCAACTAACCAAAAGAGCTTTCAGTCAGTCTGCTGTAAATTGGTTTATACATCCATCGATCAATGGTTATTATCCCAGTGACCTTAACTGTGATTATTGGTGACAGGCAGAGGAAGCCTGCTAAGGAACAgcctgggggacagagagggctaTGAGATTACCTATCCCTACTGGATTCAACCTGGCAGACACAGGAGGTCCTCTCTCACTAAGGaggtgagaggctgtgtgtcctgtgtgtcatCTATGATGAGCTGAACTAGTCACTAACTAACACAATCTGATGATCATGCCCCTTTCTCTGTTCAcatatgtctctgtctctctgtctgtctctctctctctgtctctcattgtaACTCACATTACAAATTTACCACATTCTGAACAAACTGAACAGACGAataatccaggtgtgtgtgttcttcctgcCAGCGTCCGGCAGAGGCCGAGGTCCTGGTGACAGCCGGGGGGCGGGAGCTGAGACTGCACCTGCAGAGGAATGAGTGAGTTACAGCCCAGTTTTGTAACCCCTATGTCAGAcccccctatcccccccccccctccagcacacGCGGGCCCCTGTGTCTGAACAGATGCTGGAGCACAGTCAGATGGACAAAGGGTCGATATCAGGGACACAGacaggtggggggggtggggttgtatGGAGGTTGACACATGATACGTGGGCCTtgggcaaacaggaagtgaggttatCCCTCCGGTCAGCTCGTATCTCTTCCTGCCCTTGGAGCGGACAGATGTTGCCTGGTGACAGGAAGTGCTGGCAGTATAGGACAAGACACGGCAGGAACGGGTTTGAAGCGTAGAGTGTGGAGGACACAGGAAACTCTTCAAAGGAACTTTGTCATGGAAGATCCAATCAGAAGAGATCAATCCTTTTTCAGAGCAGGTCCAATGTTGATTAAATCacagtctctctcgctctcacacacacacacacacacacagtgactccGTTGCGTCTGGCAGACTGTGCCCTTAGGCAGAAGTCCTCCCAGCAGGTGGTGAGTGTAAGATCTGCCTCTGGAGGAGAGCTCAGCCTCAGCCAAACCGTGTGATGTGCTTGGAGATGAGTTAGCACTTCTGCTGAAGAGATTCCCTGATATCTGGCCACCTATCTGACAAACTGGGAGGAAACGCAGAAGAGGAAGTTGTGTTGCGGTTGCAAGTTGCCTCACTTTAAGCTGTCAGTTGTCTGTGTTTCCCAACTAAAGCTTGAACACATTGTGTCCCAGGCAAAGGCTGTTGAAGACATCAGCCTTTGTTGAAGCTGTATATAGAAGAAAGTATCTATTGTACGTCATTGTGCAGAGTGTTTAATATCGGTGATGTCCTGACATTTACTTGTGGTTTATTGTCGATTTTTATCCTAAGATCTTATGTCTGCAGCCTGTCATTTCTTCAGTCTCTGCAGGCCCACATGGTCACACAACCTCTTCCTGGGTtgaggctccgccccctcctctgGCTCTCATGGGTCAGTGAGAGGGTGCAGGCGCTCTCTGCTAATCAGCTTCTCGGAGCCGAGTCTGGACACGGGCCAGAGAACGGCccgcatccctctctctccctcggccCGCCGAAATGACTTAAACCAGGGAGAAAAGAAAGTGAtggcctcgtcctcctctcctcctcattcctctgtctcaccccataactcccccactcccccccccatcccgcctttctctcgctcacgtttatccatcctctctcctcctttgccTCCATCCTCGGTTCGTCTCGTTTGTTCTTCAGTGTGCACCCCCAGTGTGCAGAGAGACGCGGGGCGGTGGATCATACGTACGTGTGTCTCTGGAGTCAGAGTGGCTGCGGGCCCAGCCTCGCCCACAcgtgccctccctccctgtgtgtgtgtgtgcgtgcgcgcgcgcgcgtgttagGGCTTTTATCTTAATGAAGGGCTGTAACGCGGCCAGTGGAGGACGTTGATTTGGTTAAGAGCCAGGGAGGGCTGTGCTGAGtcagggagatgagaggggggggagacagagaaaaagagagagaaagagaatgaagaCGTAGAATAAATGATGGGACGGGGAACGTgggtggaggtcaggagagTCATGACTAGATGAAATGAGAGGAGAcagttgggtgtgtgtgactgggtgtgtgtgtgactgtgtgtgtgtgactgggagtgtgtgtgtgtgactgggtgtttgtgtgtgtgtgtgactgtgtgtgtgtgtgtgactgggtgtgtgtgtgtgtgactgggtgtgtgcgtgtgtgactgggtgtgtgtgtgcgtgtgactgggtgtgtgtgtgtttgtgactgggtgtgtgtgcgtgtgtgtgactgggtgtgtgtgtgtgactgtgtgtgtgtgtgactgggtgtgtgggcgtgtgtgtgactgggtgtgtgcgtgtgtgactgggtgtgtgtgtgcgtgtgactgggtgtgtgtgtgtttgtgactgggtgtgtgtgcgtgtgtgtgactgggtgtgtgtgtgtgactgtgtgtgtgtgtgactgggtgtgtgggcgtgtgtgtgactgggtgtgtgcgtgtgtgactgggtgtgtgtgtgcgtgtgactgggtgtgtgtgtgtttgtgactgggtgtgtgtgcgtgtgtgtgactgggtgtttgtgtgtgtgtgtgactgtgtgtgtgtgtgtgactgggtgtgtgtgcgtgtgtgtgactggtgtgtgtgtgtgtgtgtgtgtgactgggtgtgtgtgtgactgggtgtgtgtgcgtgtgtgtgactgggtgtgtgtgtgtgtgtgtgtgtgtgactgggtgtgtgtgtgtgtgtgactgggtgtgtgtgtgtttatctggggGGTTGTTCGTCTGTGGTTCGTTagtctgggggggtgggggggggctcaaGGCTGCCTGTTGGTGTTAGACCTCCACCCAACATGTTTCATAGATCTGGATGCCctcttgcccccctcccctctctagatACATTAACCCCCCAccgcctccagccctcccctggGAGCCATTCggatcatccctctcctctcccttctccctccctccctctcgtctctcctcccctcatcttctCTACTGTCCTCTGTTTTCCCAGAGGTGGTTGGACTGGAGTGCAGACATAGTTTGCCTCCGTCTCTGACCACACACATggctacacacacgcgcgcgcgcgcacacacatataggctacgctcacacatacagacacatgtaCACTAACACAaggacacatgctcacacacgcacacgattacacatacaaacacgccGCGACTAACCCCcacatacacgcatgcacataTAAACAGAACTGCAGACCCCCCCAGAGCAGCCCGGGGTGAATGTCTAGAGTGTCTTTGTTCCGTCTCTGTGCTGATGGAGACGTGTTTGCTTGTCCTTGTCTGTGCTCTGTCATGTTTAGTCTGTCCCAGCCTCTGATTGGTCCGCTCCAGAGCCCCTGTCCCGACCTCTGTTTTTCGACAGCCTGTCAAACGCACGGACATAGATCttact is part of the Osmerus eperlanus chromosome 13, fOsmEpe2.1, whole genome shotgun sequence genome and harbors:
- the lsm11 gene encoding U7 snRNA-associated Sm-like protein LSm11 encodes the protein MCLPTVVSNMEERERREESYPESDSKDKSQPVSSTPQGTENDSSTNRDSKEHDFGADEDVGAKLDVSSDKFDPLLALYSPTVTLPFPNIKCFNNIAEYESFLKGGRGRAKPENVEKKRRKASKGVADPERIERLRKLMVHNVPEGDEGTSQTQRSRRHQRAAKNVLTRMPLHKGSPLGQLHRCVEERIRVKVHIRTFKGLRGVCSGFIVAFDKFWNMAMVDVDETYRETLLGEAFYHEKALTVTRLMEKLKIQESPEGGERKHTGKGKPRALQPQPQPPTERQAGQKSASQPYGKVHTRHINQLFIRGENVLVVNLQPC
- the thg1l gene encoding probable tRNA(His) guanylyltransferase isoform X1: MLTLVTHRLNGYVNPCVLSSVARFCTSRARMAKSKFEYVRIFETDDTCLRNCYIVVRLDGRNFHKFAEQHNFAKPNDDRALGLMTRSARSVMEELEDIVLAYGQSDEFSFVFKRTSNWFKRRASKLMTHVASQFSSSYVFYWKDHFGEEPLLYPPGFDGRVVLYPSNRNLRDYVSWRQADCHINNLYNTVFWTLVQRGGLTTVQAEERLKGTLAADKNEILFSEFDINYNKEPLVHRKGTALIWEKHEETVTKRVKLPNEEEKEVQVVRPRRRVHAHHCDLIGEEFWEEHPDILEDDGC
- the thg1l gene encoding probable tRNA(His) guanylyltransferase isoform X2, with the translated sequence MAKSKFEYVRIFETDDTCLRNCYIVVRLDGRNFHKFAEQHNFAKPNDDRALGLMTRSARSVMEELEDIVLAYGQSDEFSFVFKRTSNWFKRRASKLMTHVASQFSSSYVFYWKDHFGEEPLLYPPGFDGRVVLYPSNRNLRDYVSWRQADCHINNLYNTVFWTLVQRGGLTTVQAEERLKGTLAADKNEILFSEFDINYNKEPLVHRKGTALIWEKHEETVTKRVKLPNEEEKEVQVVRPRRRVHAHHCDLIGEEFWEEHPDILEDDGC